The following are from one region of the Cystobacter fuscus DSM 2262 genome:
- a CDS encoding DUF1501 domain-containing protein — protein MNTSRRQFLRATGLLTAAATLPRWLGEANAASATGYSGYRAAICVSLLGGNDSNNLLVPKLETPYAQYLAARPNIGLKQKDLLTINPLDLAAGAYGMHPSLPKIQALFEQGRAAMVCNVGPLVLPMRKSDYAAGTVVRPDNLFSHEDQQEAWASGIANPSNVILPLELIGKSTGWGGRTADKIHGLNTGEYPEVTSFIGGRVLFAEGATRRPLMVPANGVLGVRETTDATFNALQKESLAQVLAINNGVTLEASYGGAFALAQSFASSRTAAREAAWNRLPQATRQAIDALFVAPGDSGGWTLHTQLYQVLRDLVAGSTPVANGGLGLKRQLFTVAIGGFDTHIGQDTAQASLFRQLDFSLDAFYRALMLVQGAFGANPPQATLFTMSDFSRTLVENSNRGTDHGWGSHAIVLGDRVAGRRLYGTFPNLDLSNNAANNLDTVDDKGRWIPTLSVDQYAHSIAQWMGLSTTAERDYVFPNIKDYLTSAAERGFPAAAQSASVGFMMADG, from the coding sequence ATGAACACCTCGCGCCGCCAATTCCTCCGGGCCACGGGCCTGCTCACCGCCGCCGCCACTCTTCCCCGCTGGTTGGGTGAGGCGAACGCCGCCTCGGCCACCGGCTACTCCGGCTACCGCGCCGCCATCTGTGTCAGCCTCCTGGGCGGCAATGACTCCAACAACCTCCTCGTGCCCAAGCTGGAGACTCCCTACGCCCAGTACCTGGCGGCACGGCCCAACATCGGTCTCAAGCAGAAGGACCTGTTGACCATCAATCCGCTGGACCTCGCCGCTGGAGCCTATGGGATGCATCCCTCGCTCCCGAAGATCCAGGCGCTCTTCGAGCAGGGGCGGGCCGCCATGGTGTGCAACGTGGGACCGCTCGTGCTGCCGATGCGCAAGTCGGACTACGCCGCGGGCACGGTGGTGCGGCCGGACAACCTGTTCTCCCACGAGGACCAGCAGGAGGCCTGGGCGAGCGGTATCGCCAACCCCTCCAACGTCATCCTCCCCCTGGAGCTCATCGGCAAGTCGACCGGATGGGGCGGCCGGACCGCGGACAAGATCCACGGTCTGAATACCGGGGAGTATCCGGAGGTGACTTCGTTCATCGGTGGCCGGGTGCTCTTCGCCGAGGGCGCCACCCGGCGTCCGCTGATGGTGCCCGCCAACGGCGTCCTCGGTGTCAGGGAGACGACCGACGCCACCTTCAACGCCCTCCAGAAGGAGTCGCTCGCCCAGGTGCTGGCCATCAACAACGGCGTCACCCTGGAAGCGTCTTACGGTGGGGCGTTCGCCCTGGCGCAGTCCTTCGCCAGCTCGCGCACCGCCGCGCGGGAGGCCGCCTGGAACCGGCTCCCCCAAGCGACGCGCCAGGCGATCGACGCCCTGTTCGTCGCCCCCGGCGACAGTGGGGGTTGGACGTTGCACACCCAGCTCTACCAGGTCCTCCGGGATCTCGTGGCGGGGTCGACCCCGGTGGCCAATGGCGGTCTGGGCCTCAAGCGCCAGCTCTTCACGGTGGCGATCGGCGGCTTCGACACCCACATCGGGCAGGACACGGCCCAGGCCTCGCTGTTCCGGCAGCTCGACTTCTCGCTCGACGCCTTCTACCGGGCGCTCATGCTGGTCCAGGGGGCGTTCGGCGCCAATCCGCCGCAGGCCACGCTCTTCACGATGAGCGACTTCAGCCGCACCCTCGTGGAGAACTCCAACCGGGGAACGGACCATGGCTGGGGCAGCCACGCCATCGTCCTCGGGGATCGCGTCGCCGGACGCCGGCTCTACGGCACCTTCCCCAACCTGGACCTGTCGAACAACGCGGCGAACAACCTCGACACCGTCGACGACAAGGGCCGCTGGATTCCCACGTTGTCCGTGGACCAGTACGCCCACTCCATCGCGCAGTGGATGGGCCTGTCGACCACCGCGGAGCGCGACTACGTGTTCCCCAACATCAAGGACTACCTCACCTCGGCGGCCGAGCGGGGATTCCCCGCCGCCGCGCAGAGCGCCTCGGTCGGGTTCATGATGGCGGACGGATAG
- a CDS encoding DUF1800 domain-containing protein, giving the protein MIRHTALALALCVFGHAQAQGLSRENAAQAQQGERAARSFAATTATEPDAIRFLEQATFGPRRAQGVSPLPIDSVERVMSVGVSQAITEQLAAPRSVFDGTTATVDLGSQFFYNAVMGEDQLRQRVTFALSQILVVSESVIRDNTTTPELEPKLALADYLNLLSANAFGNYRTLLDAVSRNPAMGTYLNMANNLAFDWAGRPMPLNENYARELLQLFTLGLDKLNEDGTPVLDANGVPIPAYTETQVQAFARTFSGWTYASAAGCPTKGHNNTISYAQPLMACDVNHDSSAQTLLRGAVTTAGASATVHLQQALDNIFADPNLPPFISKQLIQHLVTSNPSPAYVSRVVAVFKDNGGGVRGDLGAVVRAILEDPEARGDQAPAEFKATYGRLRSPALFITSLVRGLNGTLDATGSKNPGGRLNTYSRTLGQDVPRPPSVFSYYSPKTPLPGGNGLVGPEFGVLDTATAAARANFVYDLVYSNLSSAGIVIDFTTLPVNPNDLVAWLGRYWIHGEMSSELSAALLKAMNDPRAGSSTRKQQLAIYLTSLSPEFQIQR; this is encoded by the coding sequence ATGATACGTCACACTGCCCTGGCTCTTGCACTGTGTGTGTTTGGTCATGCACAGGCGCAGGGGCTCTCCAGAGAAAACGCCGCTCAGGCCCAGCAGGGGGAGCGAGCCGCCCGTTCGTTCGCGGCCACGACCGCGACCGAGCCCGACGCCATCCGTTTCCTCGAGCAGGCAACCTTCGGCCCGCGGCGCGCCCAAGGGGTGAGCCCGCTGCCCATCGACAGCGTGGAGCGGGTGATGAGTGTTGGCGTCTCCCAGGCCATCACCGAGCAGCTCGCCGCTCCCCGCTCCGTGTTCGACGGGACGACCGCGACCGTGGACCTCGGCTCTCAATTCTTTTACAACGCCGTCATGGGCGAGGATCAGCTCCGGCAGCGCGTGACCTTCGCGCTCAGCCAGATTCTCGTCGTCTCGGAAAGTGTCATTCGCGACAACACGACCACTCCCGAGCTGGAGCCCAAGCTGGCGCTGGCGGATTACCTCAACCTGCTCTCCGCGAACGCCTTTGGTAACTACCGCACCTTGCTCGACGCCGTCTCCCGCAACCCCGCCATGGGCACCTATCTCAACATGGCGAACAACCTGGCGTTCGACTGGGCTGGCCGGCCCATGCCGCTGAACGAGAACTACGCCCGGGAGTTGCTCCAACTCTTCACGCTCGGTCTGGACAAGTTGAACGAGGACGGCACTCCCGTGCTCGACGCCAATGGCGTGCCCATCCCCGCGTACACCGAGACCCAGGTCCAGGCGTTCGCGCGAACCTTCTCCGGGTGGACCTACGCCAGCGCCGCGGGCTGCCCGACCAAGGGCCATAACAACACCATCAGCTACGCCCAGCCGCTGATGGCCTGCGATGTGAATCACGACTCCTCCGCGCAGACCCTCCTTCGGGGCGCGGTGACGACCGCGGGAGCCAGCGCCACGGTGCACCTCCAGCAGGCGCTCGACAACATCTTCGCCGACCCGAACCTGCCTCCGTTCATCAGCAAGCAGCTCATCCAGCACCTCGTCACCAGCAATCCCAGCCCCGCGTACGTCAGCCGGGTGGTGGCTGTTTTCAAGGACAATGGCGGTGGCGTGCGCGGCGACCTGGGCGCGGTGGTCCGCGCGATCCTCGAGGACCCCGAGGCCCGCGGTGACCAGGCTCCGGCGGAGTTCAAGGCCACCTACGGCCGGCTCCGTTCGCCCGCGCTGTTCATCACCTCACTGGTCCGGGGGTTGAATGGCACGCTCGATGCCACGGGGTCCAAGAACCCGGGAGGCAGGCTCAATACCTATAGCCGCACGCTCGGGCAGGACGTGCCCAGACCGCCCTCGGTCTTCAGCTACTACTCGCCTAAGACGCCGCTGCCTGGCGGCAACGGGCTCGTCGGTCCCGAGTTCGGAGTCCTGGATACCGCGACGGCCGCCGCTCGCGCCAACTTCGTGTACGACCTCGTCTACAGCAACTTGTCGAGCGCGGGGATCGTGATTGATTTCACCACGCTGCCCGTGAATCCCAACGATCTGGTGGCCTGGCTCGGCCGGTATTGGATTCATGGCGAGATGTCCTCGGAGCTGAGCGCCGCGCTCCTGAAGGCCATGAACGATCCCCGCGCTGGCAGCAGCACCCGCAAGCAGCAATTGGCCATCTATCTCACGTCGCTCTCTCCCGAGTTCCAGATCCAGAGATAA
- a CDS encoding TetR/AcrR family transcriptional regulator: MSSGKSDRGSETRELLLVTAERLFAEHGVEVVSNRQVSEAAGQSNNFAVGYHFGSKEELVVAIVRRHSESIERRRIDMLAQVTGSPDLRDWVSCLVRPTTEHLASLGSPSWYARFITQVTTHPSYRKLLVDEAYASRSLQQGLEGMFRLIPRLPEDVKQERNDMGRLMVVHLCAERERALQEGTVLPHSTWESTAAGLVDALVGLWLAPVTARR; the protein is encoded by the coding sequence GTGAGTTCGGGCAAGTCCGATCGGGGCAGCGAGACCCGCGAGTTGCTCCTCGTCACCGCGGAGCGACTGTTCGCCGAGCACGGCGTGGAGGTGGTCTCCAACCGCCAGGTGAGCGAGGCGGCGGGCCAATCGAACAACTTCGCGGTCGGCTACCACTTTGGCTCCAAGGAGGAGCTCGTGGTGGCGATCGTGCGCCGGCACTCCGAGTCGATCGAGCGGCGACGTATCGACATGCTCGCACAGGTCACCGGCTCGCCCGACCTGCGCGACTGGGTGTCCTGCCTCGTGCGGCCAACCACCGAGCATCTCGCCTCGCTGGGCAGCCCCTCCTGGTACGCGCGGTTCATCACCCAGGTGACGACCCACCCCTCCTATCGAAAGCTCCTGGTCGATGAGGCGTATGCCTCGCGGTCCCTGCAACAGGGCCTCGAAGGCATGTTCCGCCTGATTCCTCGCCTGCCCGAGGACGTGAAGCAGGAGCGCAACGACATGGGCCGGTTGATGGTCGTGCACCTGTGCGCCGAGCGGGAACGCGCGCTGCAAGAGGGCACCGTGCTCCCCCACTCGACGTGGGAGTCCACCGCGGCCGGACTGGTCGACGCGCTCGTTGGCTTGTGGCTGGCCCCCGTCACCGCCCGGCGGTGA